One genomic region from Paraburkholderia azotifigens encodes:
- the ispD gene encoding 2-C-methyl-D-erythritol 4-phosphate cytidylyltransferase: MTSRLFALIPCAGTGSRSGAPMPKQYRTVAGRDMLHYSLAAFDACSEFAQTLVVIAPDDQHFDARRFAGLRFAVQRCGGASRQASVLNGLHALAGFGAHDGDWVLVHDAARPGITPALIRTLVGALKDDAVGGIMALPVADTLKRVAPSTDNRIDHTEPRDGLWQAQTPQMFRIGTLREAILRAQSDGHDLTDEANAIEWSGHAPKLVQGSLRNFKVTYPEDFDLAEAILGRGTAG, from the coding sequence GTGACTTCCCGCCTCTTTGCACTGATTCCCTGCGCCGGCACCGGCAGCCGTTCGGGCGCGCCGATGCCCAAGCAATATCGAACCGTCGCGGGCCGCGACATGCTGCATTATTCGCTCGCCGCGTTCGACGCCTGCAGCGAGTTCGCGCAAACGCTCGTCGTAATCGCGCCCGACGACCAGCACTTCGATGCGCGCCGCTTCGCGGGTCTGCGTTTCGCCGTGCAACGCTGCGGCGGGGCATCGCGGCAGGCGTCGGTGCTCAACGGGCTGCACGCGCTCGCCGGGTTCGGTGCGCATGACGGCGACTGGGTGCTCGTGCACGACGCCGCGCGCCCCGGCATCACGCCGGCGCTGATCCGCACGCTGGTCGGCGCGCTGAAGGACGACGCCGTGGGCGGCATCATGGCGCTGCCCGTCGCGGATACGTTGAAGCGCGTGGCGCCCAGCACCGACAACCGCATCGATCACACCGAACCGCGCGACGGCCTGTGGCAGGCGCAAACGCCGCAGATGTTCCGCATCGGCACGTTGCGCGAAGCCATTCTCCGCGCGCAGAGCGACGGCCACGATCTCACCGACGAGGCAAACGCGATCGAATGGAGCGGCCACGCGCCTAAACTGGTTCAGGGCAGCTTGCGCAATTTCAAGGTCACCTATCCGGAAGACTTCGATCTTGCCGAAGCCATTCTCGGACGTGGCACGGCGGGCTGA
- the ispF gene encoding 2-C-methyl-D-erythritol 2,4-cyclodiphosphate synthase, producing MDLRIGQGYDVHALVPGRPLIIGGVTIPYERGLLGHSDADVLLHAITDALFGAAALGDIGRHFPDTATEFKGANSRVLLRECAARIAKAGFKIQNVDSTVIAQAPKLAPHIDGMRANIAEDLGLPIDRVNVKAKTNEKLGYLGRGEGIEAQAAALLLRA from the coding sequence ATGGATTTGAGAATCGGACAAGGCTACGACGTTCACGCACTGGTGCCGGGACGGCCGCTCATCATTGGCGGCGTGACGATTCCGTACGAGCGCGGACTGCTCGGCCACTCGGATGCCGACGTGCTGCTGCACGCGATCACCGACGCACTGTTCGGCGCGGCCGCGCTCGGCGATATCGGCCGCCATTTCCCGGACACGGCAACGGAATTCAAAGGCGCGAACAGCCGCGTGCTGCTGCGCGAATGCGCGGCGCGCATCGCGAAAGCGGGCTTCAAGATTCAGAACGTCGACAGCACCGTGATCGCGCAGGCGCCGAAGCTCGCGCCGCACATCGACGGCATGCGCGCGAATATCGCGGAAGATCTCGGTCTGCCCATCGATCGCGTCAACGTGAAAGCGAAGACCAACGAAAAGCTCGGCTATCTGGGGCGAGGCGAGGGCATCGAGGCGCAGGCGGCTGCGCTGTTGTTGCGCGCCTGA
- a CDS encoding carboxymuconolactone decarboxylase family protein, with protein MEFIATIKEAIPDYAKDIRLNLDGTIARSSLEGNDAVGVALAAAFAAKSPTIIGAIRNAGVLSPEEVNGALTAAALMGMNNVWYPYVEMTDSADLKSQPAGLRMNAYASHGGVDKRRFEMYALAASIIGKCHFCVKSHFDTLVNEGMSSTQLRDVGRIAAVVNAAAQVIVAEGK; from the coding sequence ATGGAATTCATTGCGACGATTAAGGAAGCAATTCCCGACTACGCCAAAGACATTCGCCTCAATCTGGACGGCACGATCGCGCGCTCGTCGCTCGAAGGCAACGATGCCGTCGGCGTCGCGCTGGCTGCGGCGTTCGCTGCGAAGAGTCCCACGATCATCGGCGCGATCCGCAATGCAGGCGTGCTGTCACCGGAAGAAGTGAACGGCGCGCTGACGGCGGCCGCGCTGATGGGCATGAACAATGTCTGGTATCCGTACGTCGAGATGACGGACAGCGCCGATCTGAAATCGCAGCCGGCTGGCTTGCGGATGAACGCTTACGCGTCGCACGGCGGCGTCGACAAGCGGCGCTTCGAAATGTATGCGCTGGCCGCATCGATCATCGGCAAGTGCCATTTCTGCGTGAAGTCGCACTTCGACACGCTGGTCAACGAAGGGATGAGTTCGACGCAGTTGCGCGACGTCGGCCGGATCGCGGCTGTCGTCAACGCGGCGGCGCAGGTGATCGTGGCTGAAGGCAAGTAA
- a CDS encoding peroxiredoxin, whose translation MKTVGDKLEAFTVTAAKPGFNNHEENGVSAFEEITESSFPGKWKIIYFYPKDFTFVCPTEIVEFGKLAKDFEERDAVLLGGSVDNEFVKLAWRREHKDLNKLNHYAFGDVKGELIDQLGVRDKEAGVALRATFVVDPDNTIQHVSVNNLNVGRNPEEVLRILDGLQTDELCPCNRAVGGATL comes from the coding sequence ATGAAAACTGTCGGCGATAAACTCGAAGCTTTCACCGTCACCGCTGCGAAGCCGGGTTTCAATAACCATGAAGAGAACGGCGTGTCGGCGTTCGAAGAAATCACCGAATCGTCGTTCCCGGGCAAGTGGAAAATCATTTATTTCTACCCGAAGGACTTCACGTTCGTTTGCCCGACGGAAATCGTCGAGTTCGGCAAGCTGGCGAAGGACTTCGAAGAGCGCGACGCCGTTCTGCTCGGCGGCAGCGTCGATAACGAATTCGTCAAGCTTGCATGGCGCCGTGAGCACAAGGACCTGAACAAGCTGAACCACTACGCGTTCGGCGACGTGAAGGGCGAACTGATCGACCAGCTCGGCGTGCGCGACAAGGAAGCGGGTGTCGCTCTGCGCGCCACGTTCGTCGTCGATCCCGACAACACGATCCAGCACGTTTCGGTGAACAACCTGAACGTCGGCCGTAACCCGGAAGAAGTGCTGCGTATTCTGGACGGTCTGCAAACGGATGAACTGTGTCCGTGCAACCGCGCAGTCGGCGGCGCGACGCTGTAA
- a CDS encoding ATP-binding protein, whose amino-acid sequence MRIDRRLLTLAFGGLFWRTFLLIALLIAVSLAAWFQSFRVIEREPRAQRVALQLVAIVKLTRTALLYSDPDLRRALLQDLESNEGVRVYPRETTDKYKLQPDESLNRLIEHDIRGRLGDDTIIAQSVNDIPGVWISFKIDDDDYWVALDRDQLDSVTGLQWAGWGIFALALSLFGAAFITSLVNRPFARLAMAARKVGSGQAPEKLPERGMGVAAETNRSFNQMVQDLEQLEADRALMLAGISHDLRTPLARLRLETEMSPSDQATKDAMIDDIEQMDMIIGRFLDYARPVQRNPEPVDLSVIAGELAARMSSEDGMRLVTRLAPSAVIEADETDIRRVVGNLIENARKYGLSESDGIPHVILETRVSHSRVELSVVDEGPGIPEDQLSLVTRPFYRVNTARTQANGTGLGMAIVQRLVGRYRGALRLRNRTPLPGLEVTIEFPLAKSV is encoded by the coding sequence ATGCGGATCGACCGGCGCCTCCTGACGCTCGCATTCGGCGGCCTGTTCTGGCGAACATTCCTGCTGATCGCGCTTCTGATCGCGGTCAGTCTCGCCGCATGGTTCCAGAGCTTCCGCGTGATCGAGCGCGAGCCGCGCGCGCAGCGCGTCGCGCTGCAACTGGTCGCGATCGTGAAGCTCACGCGCACCGCACTCCTCTATTCCGATCCCGATCTGCGGCGCGCGCTGCTGCAAGATCTCGAAAGCAATGAAGGCGTGCGCGTGTACCCGCGCGAGACCACCGACAAATACAAGCTCCAGCCCGACGAGTCGCTGAATCGTCTGATCGAGCATGATATTCGCGGGCGTCTCGGCGACGACACGATCATCGCGCAGTCGGTCAACGACATCCCCGGCGTGTGGATCAGCTTCAAGATCGACGACGACGATTACTGGGTCGCGCTCGACCGCGACCAGCTGGATAGCGTGACAGGCCTGCAATGGGCCGGCTGGGGTATTTTTGCGCTCGCGCTGTCGCTGTTCGGCGCGGCCTTCATCACGAGTCTGGTGAACCGGCCGTTTGCGCGCCTCGCGATGGCCGCGCGCAAGGTCGGTTCGGGCCAGGCGCCCGAGAAACTGCCCGAGCGCGGCATGGGCGTCGCGGCCGAAACCAACCGAAGCTTCAACCAGATGGTGCAGGATCTCGAGCAACTCGAGGCGGACCGCGCGCTGATGCTCGCGGGCATTTCGCACGATCTGCGCACGCCGCTTGCTCGTCTGCGTCTGGAAACGGAAATGAGCCCTTCGGATCAGGCCACCAAGGACGCAATGATCGACGACATCGAACAGATGGATATGATCATCGGCCGCTTCCTCGATTACGCGCGTCCCGTGCAGAGAAATCCGGAACCTGTCGACCTGTCGGTGATCGCAGGAGAACTGGCTGCGCGCATGTCGAGCGAAGACGGCATGCGACTGGTCACGCGGCTTGCTCCCTCTGCTGTGATCGAGGCGGACGAAACGGATATCCGGCGCGTCGTCGGCAATCTGATCGAGAACGCGCGCAAGTATGGCCTGTCCGAGTCCGACGGCATCCCGCACGTGATTCTGGAAACGCGGGTGTCGCATTCGCGCGTCGAGCTGTCGGTGGTCGACGAAGGCCCGGGCATTCCGGAAGATCAGCTCTCGCTCGTCACGCGTCCGTTCTACCGCGTCAATACGGCACGTACGCAGGCGAACGGCACGGGTCTCGGGATGGCGATCGTGCAGCGGCTCGTCGGCCGTTATCGCGGCGCGCTGCGGCTGCGCAACCGCACGCCGCTGCCGGGTCTCGAAGTGACCATCGAGTTTCCGCTGGCGAAGAGCGTGTAA
- the ompR gene encoding two-component system response regulator OmpR: protein MPTMETKNPSKILVVDDDPRLRDLLRRYLGEQGFNVYVAENAPSMNKLWVRERFDLLVLDLMLPGEDGLSICRRLRGSNDRTPIIMLTAKGEDVDRIVGLEMGADDYLPKPFNPRELVARIHAVLRRQSPSELPGAPSETSEVFEFGEFALNLATRTLTKAGQEIPLTTGEFSVLKVFARHPRQPLSREKLMELARGREYEVFDRSLDVQISRLRKLIEPDPGSPRFIQTVWGLGYVFIPDGAA from the coding sequence ATGCCGACCATGGAAACCAAAAACCCTTCGAAAATCCTCGTCGTCGATGACGACCCGCGTCTGCGTGATCTGCTGCGTCGCTATCTCGGCGAGCAGGGCTTTAACGTTTACGTCGCTGAGAACGCACCCTCGATGAACAAGCTGTGGGTGCGCGAACGGTTCGACCTGCTGGTGCTCGACCTGATGCTTCCGGGCGAGGACGGTCTTTCGATCTGCCGGCGTCTGCGCGGCAGCAACGACCGCACGCCGATCATCATGCTCACCGCCAAAGGCGAGGACGTGGATCGCATCGTCGGCCTCGAAATGGGCGCCGACGACTATCTGCCGAAGCCGTTCAATCCGCGCGAACTCGTCGCGCGCATTCATGCGGTGCTGCGCCGCCAGTCGCCCTCCGAACTGCCGGGCGCGCCGTCGGAAACCTCCGAAGTCTTCGAATTCGGCGAATTCGCACTGAACCTCGCCACGCGCACGCTTACCAAGGCCGGCCAGGAAATCCCGCTGACCACGGGCGAATTCTCGGTGCTGAAGGTGTTCGCGCGCCATCCGCGTCAGCCGCTGTCGCGCGAAAAGCTGATGGAACTCGCGCGCGGCCGGGAATATGAGGTATTCGACCGCAGTCTGGATGTGCAGATCTCCCGTCTGCGCAAGCTGATCGAACCGGATCCGGGCAGCCCGCGCTTCATCCAGACAGTCTGGGGTCTGGGCTATGTGTTCATTCCCGACGGCGCTGCCTGA
- a CDS encoding DUF1501 domain-containing protein, with amino-acid sequence MKRRDFLSMAAAAGASLSMSRVFGAPQSGSGKASQLDARATARVRSGKLLILIELKGGNDGLNTVVPFNDPAYYALRKHIAIPRDQVLALDARTALHPALHPLLSLWRDGQLAVVQGVGSERDTASHFRSREIWDTASRADVYRRDGWLMRAAGQCAALNGRFATASFGSVEQGPFAQSASCSEQDWARIDDPEATGVRIDVDEGERGPASSAMLDAGRADALAFKNSIDAALRTVDTMQPHACGAIRVTLDGFDTHGNQLARHAALLTQLADGCAMLRAELVRRGRWRDTLVMTYSEFGRSAHENAYRGTEHGGAAAHFVMGGEVQGGVHGQPPDLTRLDADGRLPAEIDFRRLYATALAAFWKLDAKAVLHDNVAPLPLLRT; translated from the coding sequence ATGAAACGACGCGACTTCCTTTCGATGGCAGCGGCGGCAGGCGCCTCGTTATCGATGTCGCGCGTGTTCGGCGCGCCACAGTCAGGCAGCGGCAAAGCGTCGCAACTGGATGCACGCGCAACGGCTCGCGTCCGTTCCGGCAAGCTGCTGATCCTGATCGAGCTGAAAGGCGGCAACGACGGATTGAACACTGTCGTTCCGTTCAACGATCCCGCTTACTACGCGCTGCGCAAGCACATCGCGATACCGCGCGATCAGGTGCTCGCACTCGACGCACGCACGGCGCTGCATCCGGCGCTGCATCCGCTGCTTTCTCTGTGGCGCGATGGGCAACTGGCGGTGGTGCAGGGCGTCGGCAGCGAGCGGGATACGGCTTCGCATTTCCGCTCAAGGGAGATCTGGGACACGGCATCGCGCGCCGATGTGTATCGGCGAGACGGGTGGCTGATGCGTGCGGCCGGGCAGTGTGCCGCGCTGAACGGACGCTTCGCGACGGCGTCGTTCGGCAGCGTCGAGCAGGGGCCGTTTGCGCAGTCGGCGTCGTGCAGTGAGCAAGACTGGGCGCGTATCGACGATCCCGAAGCGACGGGTGTTCGGATCGATGTAGACGAAGGCGAGCGCGGTCCTGCTTCGAGCGCGATGCTCGATGCCGGGCGCGCCGATGCACTCGCGTTCAAAAATTCGATCGACGCAGCGCTGCGCACGGTCGATACCATGCAGCCGCATGCGTGCGGTGCGATCCGCGTGACGCTCGATGGTTTCGATACACACGGCAACCAGCTCGCACGCCATGCGGCCTTGCTGACCCAGCTTGCCGACGGCTGCGCAATGCTGCGTGCAGAACTCGTGCGCCGCGGCCGGTGGCGCGACACGCTCGTGATGACGTACTCGGAATTTGGCAGGTCTGCGCACGAGAACGCGTATCGCGGTACCGAGCATGGCGGCGCTGCTGCGCACTTCGTGATGGGCGGCGAGGTGCAGGGCGGTGTGCATGGACAGCCGCCCGATCTGACGCGGCTCGATGCCGATGGCCGTCTGCCTGCCGAGATCGATTTCAGGCGGCTCTATGCAACCGCGCTCGCTGCATTCTGGAAGCTGGACGCGAAAGCGGTGCTGCACGACAACGTGGCACCCCTGCCGCTGCTGCGCACGTGA
- a CDS encoding squalene/phytoene synthase family protein has product MNFDEYCQQKAAPPGSSTYYALRQAPVARQPLLAALFALRREFEETVKETTDPTVGRTKLAWWQKEAAALAAGEPTHPVSQALAAHLPDVQAEYPALQTLIAGFEMDLDQARYLDYPNLRRYVAGVGGTFAAVVARATARDPSQAASWAAPLGEALMLAQIVVELGNDARHGRIYIPIDEMQRFNVTAADLINRKYTDAFTEMMRFQTARARDAIGKALEALPVGERHSQSTLRALAALALALLDEIERDGYHVLHQSIALTPIRKLWVAWRAARRH; this is encoded by the coding sequence GTGAATTTCGACGAATACTGCCAGCAGAAAGCGGCGCCTCCCGGTTCGAGTACTTACTACGCGTTGCGCCAGGCACCCGTCGCGCGGCAGCCGCTGCTCGCTGCGCTGTTCGCGCTGCGTCGCGAGTTCGAAGAAACGGTGAAGGAAACGACGGACCCGACCGTTGGCCGCACGAAGCTCGCATGGTGGCAAAAGGAAGCGGCGGCGCTCGCGGCGGGTGAACCGACGCATCCCGTCTCGCAGGCGCTCGCCGCGCATCTGCCGGATGTGCAGGCCGAGTATCCCGCACTGCAGACGCTGATCGCAGGCTTCGAGATGGATCTCGATCAGGCGCGTTACCTCGACTATCCGAATTTGCGCCGCTATGTGGCGGGCGTCGGCGGCACCTTCGCGGCCGTCGTCGCGCGCGCAACGGCGCGCGATCCTTCACAGGCGGCGTCGTGGGCCGCGCCGCTCGGCGAAGCGTTGATGCTCGCGCAGATCGTCGTGGAACTGGGCAACGACGCGCGGCACGGACGCATCTATATTCCCATCGACGAGATGCAGCGCTTCAACGTGACAGCCGCGGATCTGATCAACCGCAAGTACACGGACGCGTTCACCGAGATGATGCGCTTCCAGACGGCGCGCGCCCGCGACGCGATCGGCAAGGCGCTCGAAGCGCTGCCCGTCGGCGAGCGTCACTCGCAGAGCACGTTGCGCGCGCTGGCGGCGCTGGCGCTGGCGCTGCTCGACGAGATCGAACGCGACGGCTATCACGTGCTGCATCAAAGCATCGCGCTCACGCCGATCCGCAAGCTGTGGGTGGCGTGGCGAGCCGCGCGCAGGCACTGA
- a CDS encoding MarR family winged helix-turn-helix transcriptional regulator — MKASDKAGLEQFLTYRLHVLNKLSERGISERYMAKLDVTLPEARVIASVGSFGPFSIMDLARHANLDKSQASRAAEALIRQGLVQREASAEDGRVVLVSLTTEGRALYRKVMPIARKWNIDLFDCLDDREKVALSEALDKVIENAIARNAA; from the coding sequence ATGAAGGCCTCCGACAAAGCCGGACTCGAACAGTTTCTGACGTATCGTCTGCACGTGCTGAATAAACTTTCCGAGCGGGGCATCAGCGAACGGTATATGGCCAAGCTTGACGTGACGCTGCCTGAGGCGCGCGTGATTGCATCGGTCGGATCGTTCGGGCCATTCTCGATCATGGATCTCGCGCGCCACGCGAACCTCGACAAAAGTCAGGCGAGCCGCGCAGCCGAGGCGTTGATCAGACAAGGCCTCGTGCAACGCGAAGCGAGCGCGGAAGACGGCCGCGTGGTGCTCGTATCGTTGACCACGGAAGGCCGGGCGCTCTACCGCAAAGTGATGCCCATCGCGCGCAAGTGGAACATCGATCTGTTCGATTGCCTCGACGATCGCGAGAAGGTCGCGCTCAGCGAAGCACTCGACAAGGTGATCGAAAACGCCATCGCGCGTAACGCAGCGTAG
- a CDS encoding glycerate kinase — protein sequence MPNTSSAPIVVIAPDSFKGSLSAEQVAQSVATGILRARPDATIRICAMADGGEGTLDAMLTRGGERRMLTVRGAAGAAREAATGLLADGSAIIETAEVVGITDPVGMGVPVEKRSTRGMGEAIRSLLDAGVRRFFVALGGSSTNDGGAGLLVGLGLRLFDAQGHELDATPEQLAQLARVDASGLDARLREATFVGMSDVDNPLTGDHGATAIFGPQKGVQPGQVASIDAALARFADLVEPAMNRVARNQPGAGAAGGLGFALHMLGAEFEAGAEVVAREVGLDAALEGANWLITGEGRSDVQTLHGKAPFIACRHARAASVPATLLSGAVDPAALPKLAEYFSGCFSPAPGPITLEVAIRDAATLLANEAEQMTRLRYGPR from the coding sequence ATGCCGAATACGTCGTCCGCGCCCATCGTCGTTATCGCCCCTGACTCGTTCAAAGGTTCGCTTTCCGCCGAGCAGGTCGCGCAGTCCGTCGCGACAGGCATTTTACGGGCGCGGCCTGACGCGACGATCCGCATCTGCGCGATGGCCGACGGCGGCGAAGGCACGCTCGACGCGATGCTGACGCGCGGCGGCGAACGACGCATGCTCACCGTGCGCGGCGCGGCGGGCGCCGCACGCGAGGCGGCGACGGGCCTGCTGGCCGACGGCAGCGCGATCATCGAAACAGCGGAGGTCGTCGGCATCACGGACCCCGTCGGCATGGGTGTTCCCGTCGAAAAGCGCAGCACGCGCGGTATGGGCGAAGCGATCCGCTCGCTGCTCGACGCCGGCGTGCGGCGCTTCTTCGTGGCGCTGGGCGGCAGCAGCACGAACGACGGCGGCGCCGGCCTGCTTGTCGGGCTCGGCCTCAGGCTCTTCGATGCGCAAGGACATGAGCTCGACGCGACGCCGGAACAGCTTGCGCAACTGGCGCGCGTCGATGCCTCCGGCCTCGATGCACGTTTGCGCGAGGCGACCTTCGTCGGCATGTCGGATGTCGACAACCCGCTCACCGGCGATCACGGTGCAACCGCCATCTTTGGTCCGCAGAAAGGCGTGCAACCTGGGCAGGTCGCGAGCATCGACGCCGCCCTCGCCCGCTTTGCCGATCTCGTCGAGCCGGCCATGAATCGTGTCGCGCGCAACCAGCCAGGCGCGGGTGCGGCGGGCGGGCTGGGATTCGCGCTGCATATGCTGGGTGCCGAATTCGAAGCAGGCGCAGAAGTTGTCGCGCGCGAAGTCGGTCTGGATGCGGCGCTCGAGGGCGCGAACTGGCTCATCACGGGCGAAGGCCGCTCCGACGTGCAAACACTGCACGGCAAGGCGCCCTTCATCGCGTGCCGGCATGCGCGCGCGGCAAGCGTGCCGGCCACGCTGCTGTCGGGTGCCGTCGACCCAGCCGCACTGCCGAAACTCGCCGAATATTTCAGCGGGTGCTTCTCACCCGCGCCCGGCCCCATCACGCTCGAAGTGGCGATTCGCGACGCAGCCACGCTACTTGCGAACGAAGCCGAACAGATGACGCGACTCAGGTACGGCCCGCGTTGA
- the tig gene encoding trigger factor, which yields MANVVENLGKLERRVTISLPKDSVQKEVDSRIRQLAKNVRMPGFRPGKVPLKMVTQQYAGQVEAEVLSDKVGKEFFDISRAENLRVAGQPSFSPKSDATEGDYAFDATFEVYPDVKLGDVATAEIERTKTTISEAEIDRTLDILRKQRVHYHARGEAGEHGDGGADTAAKDGDRVTVDFVGKIDGEAFQGGSADDFAFVLGEGRMLPEFEKAALGLKVGESKEFDLAFPEDYHGKEVAGKTAQFTITMKKIEWPHLPEIDGEFAKSLGIEDGDLTKMRNEIKDNLEREAKRRTQAVVKNQVMDALLKISELDVPKALIEQDQQRLVEMARQDLTQRGVPNAKDAPIPAEMFAEQAERRVKLGLVLAELVKANELQAKPEQIRAEVDEFAKSYEDPKEVVRWYYSNQQRLAEMEAYVVESNVVDFVLSKAKVTDKEVSFEELASATAQA from the coding sequence ATGGCTAACGTTGTTGAAAACCTCGGCAAGCTCGAACGCCGCGTGACGATTTCCCTGCCGAAGGATTCCGTGCAGAAGGAAGTGGACTCGCGTATCCGTCAACTCGCGAAGAACGTGCGCATGCCGGGTTTCCGCCCGGGCAAAGTGCCGCTCAAGATGGTGACGCAGCAGTACGCGGGTCAGGTGGAAGCCGAAGTGCTGAGCGACAAGGTTGGCAAGGAATTCTTCGATATCAGCCGCGCGGAAAACCTGCGCGTCGCTGGCCAGCCGAGCTTCAGCCCGAAGTCGGACGCCACTGAAGGCGACTACGCATTCGACGCGACGTTCGAGGTTTACCCGGACGTGAAGCTGGGCGATGTCGCCACGGCTGAAATCGAACGCACGAAGACCACCATCAGCGAGGCCGAAATCGACCGCACGCTGGACATCCTGCGCAAGCAGCGCGTGCACTACCACGCTCGCGGCGAAGCCGGCGAGCACGGCGACGGCGGTGCGGACACGGCGGCCAAGGACGGCGACCGCGTGACGGTCGACTTCGTCGGCAAGATCGACGGTGAAGCATTCCAGGGCGGCAGCGCGGACGACTTCGCGTTTGTCCTGGGCGAAGGCCGCATGCTGCCGGAATTCGAAAAGGCAGCGCTCGGCCTGAAGGTCGGCGAGTCGAAGGAATTCGACCTGGCTTTCCCCGAGGACTATCACGGCAAGGAAGTCGCCGGCAAGACCGCGCAGTTCACGATCACGATGAAGAAGATCGAGTGGCCGCACCTGCCGGAAATCGACGGCGAATTCGCGAAGTCGCTCGGCATCGAAGACGGCGATCTGACGAAGATGCGCAATGAAATCAAGGACAACCTCGAGCGCGAAGCGAAGCGCCGCACGCAGGCTGTCGTGAAGAACCAGGTGATGGACGCTCTGCTGAAGATCTCCGAACTCGACGTGCCGAAGGCGCTGATCGAGCAGGATCAGCAGCGCCTCGTCGAAATGGCGCGCCAGGATCTGACGCAACGCGGCGTGCCTAACGCGAAGGACGCACCGATCCCCGCAGAAATGTTCGCCGAGCAGGCAGAGCGCCGTGTCAAGCTGGGCCTCGTGCTGGCCGAACTGGTGAAGGCTAACGAACTGCAGGCGAAGCCGGAACAGATCCGCGCGGAAGTCGACGAATTCGCGAAGAGCTACGAAGACCCGAAGGAAGTCGTGCGCTGGTATTATTCGAACCAGCAGCGCCTGGCCGAGATGGAAGCGTATGTCGTTGAATCCAACGTCGTCGATTTCGTCCTGAGCAAGGCGAAGGTGACGGACAAGGAAGTGAGCTTCGAAGAGCTGGCAAGCGCAACAGCGCAAGCGTAA
- the clpP gene encoding ATP-dependent Clp endopeptidase proteolytic subunit ClpP — MTFRAQMLDTLTSQSSRDRDLEAQALGLVPIVVETSGRGERSYDIYSRLLKERVVFLVGEVNDQTANLVIAQLLFLESENPDKDISFYINSPGGSVSAGMAIYDTMQFIKPDVSTLCMGLAASMGAFLLAAGAKGKRFALPNARVMIHQPLGGARGQASDIEIQAREILYLKERLNQLLSHHTGQPVERIQRDTDRDNFMSGDDAQAYGLVDQVLHKRP, encoded by the coding sequence ATGACCTTTCGCGCTCAAATGCTGGACACGTTGACCTCGCAGTCGTCGCGAGATCGGGATCTCGAAGCGCAAGCGCTCGGCCTCGTGCCGATCGTGGTCGAAACGAGCGGCCGTGGTGAACGTTCGTATGACATCTACTCGCGCCTGCTGAAGGAGCGTGTGGTGTTTCTGGTCGGCGAAGTGAATGACCAGACCGCCAACCTCGTGATCGCGCAGTTGCTGTTCCTCGAAAGCGAAAATCCGGACAAGGACATCAGCTTCTACATCAACAGCCCGGGCGGTTCGGTGTCAGCGGGGATGGCGATCTACGACACGATGCAGTTCATCAAGCCGGACGTGTCAACGCTCTGCATGGGTCTCGCGGCCAGCATGGGCGCGTTCCTGCTGGCGGCTGGCGCGAAGGGCAAGCGTTTCGCGCTGCCGAACGCACGCGTGATGATTCACCAGCCGCTGGGCGGCGCGCGCGGCCAGGCATCCGACATCGAAATTCAGGCGCGCGAAATCCTGTATCTGAAGGAGCGCCTGAACCAGTTGCTGTCGCACCATACCGGTCAACCCGTCGAGCGCATCCAGCGCGACACGGACCGCGACAACTTCATGTCGGGCGACGACGCGCAGGCTTACGGTCTCGTCGACCAGGTGCTGCACAAGCGTCCGTAA